From Methylococcus capsulatus:
CACGCCTGTGGCATCATCCGACCCTGTTCGAATATCTCAGGAACCGGCTGTTGCTGGCGGCAAAATAGCATCGGACACATTCAGCGAGCCGCCATCTTCCTCATCTCCCCGGCGATGACTTCGCCCAGGACCCGATACCCTTTCGTACTGACATGGGTATCATCCGGCAGATAGAAATCGGCTTCTTTTTCCGCATGCTCGCTAAACGGCGCCAATACATCAACGGCCCCCACTCCCATATCACGCAGCCTCCGAACGATGGGGGTATACCGCTCCACGTCCGGTCTCCCTACGATGAAACGGGCGTAAACACTCGACTTATTCGGCACCAGCACAAACAGAAACCGCCCTCCCGCCGCCTCGATACGGCGTTGGATGGCTAATATAGAGAAGACGGCCTTGCCGATCTGCTCATCGCTCCAGGTGCTCTCCGCATCATCTTCGTAATAATAAAGAATACGATCAGAACGACGATTGGAAAAAAGATCGCGTGAAGCAAGCGGCGCGTTGACGGCCAACCCTGAAATAGATCGCCGACCTCCCCCCATCTCCAATAGCAAAGAATTCATAGCGACCTTCAACAGATAAACAACATCAGTTGGAATCGTTCTTCCAGTTCGCTTATAAGTCGGAACTTCCCTGTTCGCCGAAACATCGAATGGCTGAACTGCAAGCGCTTCACTCGATCTGGACCCACGGCAATCCTCGACCTCACTAAACCGGCTTACGAACAGGCGCTCGATACTTTCAACGATCACTTCCTTTCCCGCCACGTGCCCACCCCTGACGAGCATTTCCAACCAGTCAGCAATACAGTTGAATTGCACATAGTTATGCGAGGCGACTCGACGGCTGAGAGATCTTCCAAGCACGGATTGCCACATATTGGCCCAAGAGAATGAATCGCCCAGCACGAGTATGTCTGCGGACCCAACATCCTTGACATTGTCATCGACCGGTATCTCTGGCAATATATTTACCCAGCCGTAATCTCTTTCCGCCCAGCCTCCTACCCGCGTCAAATCCCCAGTAACGGGTTCAACATAAAACCCGAACGAAATAATCAACAGCAAACCTGCCACAAGCGCCGAAAAAAAATATAAAATATATTTCTGATCGTAATACATTAATCTTGACTTAATAACTTCGATTCACTCACATCAAAACTGATAGTACAAAAATGCACTTACTCTACTGACGCTAGTCAACGCAACGGCCGCCATCAAACCTGCCGATACCGCAAGCCCCAGCATGGCCTGACGGCTCGAGAATATCGATCTTTCGCTACGATATTCGGGCAGAACCATGGATTGGCTGTTCGGAAGCGTCCAAACCAAAACAAAACCGGTGAGCACCATGATTACCAGTTTCAGCGGACCAGGAACGTTAAGCGCAGCATTTCCCTCAAACCATCCCGTCAAAACAACGAACCCCTCATATTCCTTGGAATAAAGACCCCATGCTTCCGCAACAGCGCCGAGGCTTGGCGATAACGCAATACCAGACATACCGAAACAACCCTTGATTATGACCAAACCGGAAGCCAGGGAATCGGCCCGGAACATTATCCAGGCAATGACCACGCAGAAAAATGTGACTAAAACCCCTGCTATTCTAGCCGCACCGGTCGGTTCGCCCGGAGTAAACCCGAACCGCCTGCGCAACCCGTGCCAGACATGATTCACAACCAGGAATAAGCCATGTAACCCGCCCCAGACGACGAAAGTCCAGTTGGCGCCGTGCCACAACCCGCCGAGCAGCATCGTGATCATCAGGTTGACGTGGCGTCTCGCCGGTCCCAGGCGGTTACCCCCCAGCGGAATATACAAATAATCCCGCAAAAAGGCCGACAAGGTCATGTGCCAGCGCCGCCAGAATTCGATGACGTTCCACGCTTTGTAGGGCGAATTGAAGTTCACCGGGAGTTGGACACCGAACATCCGTGACAGACCAACCGCCATGTCGGAATATCCTGAAAAATCGAAATACAATTGGAACGTGTAAGCCAGAGCTCCGGTCCAGGCCATGACGAGCCTGGGTTCGAAGCCCTCCTTTGCCGCGGCGAACACGGGATCCGCATATTCCCCGAAGGAATCGGCCAGCAGCACTTTCTTGGCCAGACCGATCGTGAACAGGGTCAGTCCTATCCCCATGTTCGAATACTGCGGCCTGTAGATGGAAGCCGATGCGAACTGGGGCATCATCTGTTTATGATGTAATACCGGTCCCGCGATAAGATGCGGAAAATAGGTTACGAACAGCACGTAGTGAATAAAGTCGTACTCTTTGGCGATACCGCGAAAAACATCGACGAGAAAAGCAATTTGCGTGAATGTAAAAAAGGAAATACCCAAAGGCAGGACGATTCTTGCCAGCTCGATGTTGAGGCCAAGAACATCATTGATGCTGCCTATGAAAAAATTGGCGTACTTGAACACCCCAAGTAGCAGCAGGTTCGCGACGATACCGCCGGCCAGAAGATGCCTCGCTGTCCGGGGATCACTGGCATGTCCGATGGCATAGCCCACCGCGTAATTGAATGCAATCGACGCGAGCAACAGCGGTAGGAACTTGACATTCCACCAGCCATAAAAGAACAACGATGCCGCGGCGAGCCATAGGGCGGCCAGCTTATGGCTGTGTCTTGCGATAAGAAAAAAGCCACCCCAGACCAGGGGCAGATAGCCAAAAATGAATCCGTAGGAATTGAACAGCATGAAATCACTGCCGAGGGATGGGTTTGCCAGCACGGCTGCCCGAATCGGCCGGTATGCTGGGGGGCAAAACGTAAGGATTCTAGCGATACGCCGCCGACCGGTGCAAATCCAGGGGCGAAAGCGGCCCCTTCGGGCTTGCATCCCACAAACTCGGTGTCGCCGTGTAGAATCGCGACCCGGACTGCATCCGCCCAGGCCGGCCCACAGCTCCGGTCTCTTCTGACAGGTCTTCGAAGATTCTTGAGGAAAACGAATTCCCATGCCCCGCCCATACCTTCTGTTCGTCGTTACCGAAGACTGGTTCTTCTGCCTCCATCGACTATCCCTGGCAGTGGCAGCCAAACAGGCCGGCTTCGAGGTGAGCGTCGCGACCCGCGTCGCCGAACATGGACAGGTGATCGAATCCGCCGGACTGCGCCTGATCCCGCTGAGGTTGTCACGGCGCAGCAGGAATCCGCTGACCGAAGTCCGGCTGATCACCGACCTGGTGGGCCTGTACAGGCGTGAGCACCCGGACATCGTCCACCACGTTGCCATGAAGCCGGTGATCTACGGCTCACTCGCCGCGCGCTTGACGGGCCGGCGCGCAGTGGTCAATGCGCTGACCGGCCTCGGCTTTCTGTTCACTTCGGATCGGATGAGCGCGAGGCTGCTGCGGCCGGCGGTGGAAACCGCCTTCCGCGGTTTGCTGAATGCGCCGTGCTGCCGGACCATCGTGGAAAATCCCGACGACCTGCGCCAGCTCACCGAAGACGGCGTGGTCGAACCCGAATGCATCCGCCTAATCCGGGGCTCGGGCGTGGACTTGGAGAAATTCTCGCCGACTCCGGAACCGGAGGGTCCGCCGCTCGTGGTACTGCCTGCCCGTATGCTGTGGGACAAGGGTGTCGGCGAATTCGTGGAAGCCGCCCGTCGGCTGCGTGAGGAGGGGGTACAGGCCCGCTTCGCCCTGGTGGGTCAGCGCGACGCAGAGAACCCGTCGGCCATAGCGGAGGCGCAGTTGCGGGAATGGGAGCATTCGGGCGTGGTCGAATATTGGGGTTTTCGGAGCGACATGCCGAAGGTGCTCGCGCAGTGCCACATCGTCTGCCTGCCGTCCTACCGGGAAGGTCTGCCGGTATCCCTCCTCGAAGCCGCCGCCTGCAGCCGGGCCATCGTCACTACCGACGTGCCCGGCTGCCGAGAGGCGGTCCGCCACGAGGAAAACGGACTGCTGGTTCCGCGCGGTGATCCGGCGGAGCTCGCCGCCGCCCTGAAACGCTTGATCGCCGATCCGGCACTGCGCCGGACCCTGGGCACCCGCGGCAGGACCCGCGCGGAAGAAGAGTTTTCGCTAGACAGCGTCGTGGCCCAGACGTTGTCACTGTACCGTGAGATGCTGGCGCGATGAACGTTCTGGTCACTGGCGCAAACGGTTTCGTCGGCTGCCACCTCGTGCAGGCACTGGTCGAACGTGGGCATCGGGTGATCGCCGCCGTCCGCCGCGACGACGTCGCATTGCCGGCGGGAATCGCCGGCGTCCGCACCATCGGCGATATCGGCCCGGCCACCGACTGGACCGGCATGGTCGAAGGCATCGACGCGGTCGTCCATCTGGCTGCCCGGGTCCATGTCATGCGCGAGACCGACCCCGACCCCTCGAGCCGGTTCCGCCAGGTCAACGTGCTCGGCACGGCATGCCTCGCCAGGGCTGCGGCGCAAGCCGGTGTAAGACATTTGGTCTATCTGAGTTCGGTCAAGGTCCACGGCGAAACCAGTCCGGAAGGCTTACCCTTCACCGAAGCCATGACCCCAGCGCCGGAAGATACTTACGGATGGTCGAAATGGGAGGCCGAACAGGCGCTCGCCGGGATCGCGTCCGAAACCGGGCTGGGCTTGACCGTCTTCCGGCCGCCGCTGGTGTATGGCCCCGGCGTCCGGGCCAATTTCGGGCGGCTGGTCGAAATGGTGCGACGCGGCATTCCGCTGCCCTTCGGCGCCGTGCGGAACCGCCGCAGCCTGGTCTATGTCGGCAATCTGACCGATGCCATCGCCAGCAGCCTGCTGAGCACCGAGGCTATCGGCCAGACCTTCCTGATCAGCGATGGCGCGCCCCTTTCCACGGCGGAACTGATCCGGAGCATCGCACGGGCAATGCACCGCAAACCCAGACTACTGGCCATTCCGCCGGCGCTGCTGCGACTGGCCGGTATTGTGACGGGAAAGCGCGCAGAAACCAGCCGTCTGCTGGGCGATCTCGCCGTCGACGACTCGCGCCTGCGCAGCCGCCTCGGCTGGCAGCCGCCCTACGACCTGGAGGAAGGCCTCGCGGCGACGGTTCCGGCGACACACCGGCGCTCCCGCCGGATGCATCGGATATAATCGCGGACTATCCGGACGACCCGGCCATCCCTCTCATCTCACACGGAGACCACCATGGCTACCATCCAGCTTCAAGTCACCGGCATGAAATGCAGCGGCTGCGAAAACACCGTCATCAAAGCCGTCACCGCGCTCGCCGGCGTCACCTCAGTGACGGCCTCGCATAAGGAAAACCGGGTCGACGTCGAATATGATCCGGCCCGGACCGATCCCGAGGCCATCCGCCAGGCGATTGCCGGCCAGGGATACACGGTGGCCTGAACCATCTCGGCGCGGCGGCGAAACATGCACCTGGAATATTGATTTTCAAGGCGGGATGCCTTCCAATAACCGGCCACCGCATGAACCTTGGCGGTGCCTTCGCCGGACATCCATCCCGAGTGTCCGATCCGCAGCGGCTACTCGTGCATCAGGGCGATATCGAATGAGGACGGCCCTTATCCCAAGTACAGAATTCGGAAAGGTGATGGAATGAAAACACCGGTGCACGTCGCGGTCACGGGAGCCGCGGGACAGATCGCATATTCCCTGCTGTTCCGGATCGCCGCGGGCGATCTGTTCGGACCGCACCAGCCGGTGGTTCTGAAGCTGCTCGACGTTCCCTCCGCAGAGCGCGTACTGGAAGGCGTGGCCATGGAACTGGACGACTGCGCATCGCCTCTGCTTCATGGAATCAGGGTGTCCAGCGACGCCGGCGAGGTGTTCGACGGCGCCGAGGCAGTCTTCATGCTCGGCGCCACGCCGCGCGGGCCGGGGATGGAAAGGCGGGACCTGCTGCAGGTGAATGCGGACATCTTTTCGGCCCAGGGCCGCGCACTGAACGAGGCGGCGAGCCGCAGGGTGAAGATCCTGGTCGTGGGCAACCCGGCCAATACCAATGCCCTCATCGCCCAGCGCAACGCGCCGGATCTCGCTCCGGAATGCTTCTCCGCCATGAGCCGGCTCGACCACAACCGCGCCACCAGTCTGTTGGCCAGACACTGCGGCTGCAACGTCGCGGAAATTTCCCGCATCGCCATCTGGGGCAACCACTCGCCCACCCAGTACCCCGACCTCCATCATGCCCTGGTCAAGGGCAGACCGGCGCTGTCCCTGGTGGATCCGGCCTGGTATGTCGAGGTATTCATCCCCACCGTGCAGCAGCGGGGCGCCTCGGTCATAGCGATCCGGGGCAAATCCAGTGCGGCGTCCGCGGCCAACGCGGCGCTGGATCACATGCGGAGCTGGCTTGTGGGAACGCCGAAGGACGACTGGGTTAGCATGACCGTCGCCAGCGACGGCAGCTACGGGATTGCGGAAGGTCTGATGTTCTCGTTCCCGGTCACCATCGAAAACGGCCGTTTCCGAATCGTGCAGAATCTGCCGCTCAACACCTTCAGCCGCGAACGGCTGCGGCTCACCGAAGCAGAGCTTCTGGAAGAGCGCGCCATGGTGAGCCACCTCATCTGAGGCGCCTCACGACGCCTCCGCCACCCGCGCTTCCAGGGCCTCCCAACGCCGGTAACCTTCTTCCAGAGAGACCTGCAGGGCTTCCAGCTCCTCCAGAACCCGTTTGACTTCACAGGCATCGCGACGATAGAAATCCGGCTCGTTCACCCGGGCCGTCAGCTCCGCCTGCCGGCTTTCCCAGCTTTCGATCGCCGCCGGGAGACTCTCCAGCTCCCGCTGCTCCTTGTAACTGAGCCGGGTACGTGACCCGGCCGGCTTCGGCGCGGATGAACTGGCCGCAGCCGGCTGCGCCGCCGGCGTCCGCTCGACCTCGGCGGGATGCCGGGCCAGCCAGTCGGAATAACCCCCGACGTATTCGGCGACGACGCCGTTGCCTTCGAACACCCATACACTGGTCACCACGTTGTCCACGAAGGCCCGGTCGTGGCTGACCAGGAGTACGGTGCCGTCGAATTCACCCAGCAGTTCCTCCAGCAGTTCGAGGGTTTCCAGGTCAAGGTCGTTGGTGGGCTCATCCAGCACCAGCACGTTGCAGGGCTGGCTGAACAGACGCGCCAGCAGCACCCGGTTCTTCTCTCCGCCGGACAGGCTGCGCACCGGCGCGCGGGCGCGCTCCGGGGAAAACAGGAAATTGCCGAGGTAGGACATGACATGGATCTGCTGACCATTCAGGCTGATCCACTCCTTGCCATCGCCGACCGCCTCGACGATGGTCTGGTCGGGATCGAGCTGCGCGCGCAGCTGGTCGAAATAGGCGACTTTGAGATGCGTCCCGGTCCGGATCATCCCCGCATCGGGCTGCAGCTCCCCCAGCAGCAGCCGCAGCAGAGTGGACTTGCCGGCACCGTTCGGGCCGATGAGGCCCACCCGGTCGCCGCGCGCCACCAGGGCGGAGAAATCCTTGACCACCGGCACACCGCCGAAGGCGATGGAGAGGTGTTCGGCCTCGAACACCAGCTTGCCACTGCGCTCGGCCTGCTCCAGCTCGAGTTTTGCGACCCCCTGGCGCAAGCGGCGCTCGGCGCGCTCGCTGCGCATCCGCTCGAGCGCCCGCACCCTGCCTTCGTTGCGGGTCCGCCTCGCCTTGATGCCCTGCCGGATCCAGCTCTCCTCGATCGCCAGCTTGCGATCGAACTCGGCGTTGCGCTTTTCCTCTTCCTCCAGCGCCGCCGCCTTCTTCACCAGGTAGTCCCGGTAATCGCCGGGCCAGGAGGTCAGCTTGCCGCGGTCCAGATCGACGATGCGGGTAGCGACCCGCTGCAGGAAGGCACGGTCATGGGTGATGAGCACGACGGCGCCGGCAAACTGGAGCAACTGCTGCTCCAGCCAGACGATGGTTTCGAGATCGAGATGGTTGGTGGGTTCGTCCAAGAGCAGCAGGTCCGGCTCGATCACCAAAGCGCGGGCCAGCGCGACCCGGCGCTGCCAGCCGCCGGACAACCCTTCGACCGGTTTGTCGGGCGGCAGATCGAGACGCTGGAGCACCAGATCCACCCTCTGGCGCAGGCTCCAGCCATCCGCTGCTTCCAGCGCCTGCTGCAAGACTCCGAGCCGCTCCAGACTGGCGCTGTCACCATCCGCGACACGTTCAGACAGGCGGTGGTATTCGGCGATCTGCCGGCCGGTCCCGCCCAGACCGTCGGCTACGGCATCATAGATCGTCGCCGAGGCCGGCAGCACAGGCATCTGCTCCAGGAAGCCGGTGCGCAGACCCGGCTGCTGCCAGACGTCACCGCTGTCGGGTGCGATCTGCCCGGCCAGGATTTTCAGCAGGGTCGACTTGCCTTCGCCGTTGCGGCCGATGATGCCGATCCGCTCGCCCGGATCGACTTGAAAGTGGGCGGATTCGAGCAAGGGTTTGACGCCGAAGGCGATACCGATAGCCGAGAGTCGGACGAGAGGCATGGGGGCAATTGGACGGACGAGGAAAGACCTCATAGTATAACGTGAGCTTTTCTCCCTGGAGTTTTCCGCCCGATGCCATTGCCCTGCCCCAGCGAAGACAACGCGTTTCTGGCTTCCCACATTGCAGTCCTGCGCCGCAGTTTCCGTCACTTCACCGGACAGGATCTGGTACCTGCGCGTATGACCGATCCGGAAGCCGCGCGCCATCTGTTCCGGGCGCCGCTGGCACTGCTGTCACACGACACCGCGCCCGATCCCGTCTTCACCTACGCCAACCAGACGGCGATGGCGCTGTTCGGCCTGAGCTGGGAGGAAATCACCGCCCTGCCTTCACGGCTTTCCGCCGAGGCCGGTAACCGGGAGGCACGGGAAGCGCTGTTGGCAAAAGTGGAGGCTCAGGGCTATGTCGACAGCTATTCCGGCGTGCGGATCAACCGCGAGGGACGCCGATTCCGCATCCAAGACGCCGTGGTCTGGAACCTGCTCGACGAGCTCGGCGCCCCCGCCGGACAGGCTGCAGTGTTCGAGCACTGGCAGTGGCTTTGAGGTAAAACAATGCCGTGTGGATGCGCTTAGCTTGGTCACCCTGCCTGTAGGTTCCGGGCAACGATCCGCTGCACTCAGGTGATGACGCTGGGCTGGGCCGTTCCCGTGCGCTTTTTAACCTGACACAGTTCCTCGGCGATCGCGATCAAGTCCGCCAGCGCCTCCTGGGTCGGCAGATCATGCCGGTTCGGATCGCGCTCGTAGCGCTCCATATAGACGCGCAGGGTAGCGCCCTCGGTGCCGGTACCCGAGAGGCGGAACACGATACGGGATGAGTTGTCGAAGCCGATGCGGATACCCTGGTGCTCACTGACGCTGCCGTCGACCGGGTCGACGTAGCGGAAGTCGTCGGCCAGCGTTACCCGGTAATCGCCGAAGGCGCGGCCGGGAAGCTCGGCCAGTAGATCCTGCAGACGTCCCATGATTCCCTCGGCCACGGGCACCTCGATACCTTCATAGTCGTGCCGCGAATAATAATCACGCCCGAACCGGCGCCAGTGGTCGGCCACGATGGCAGCCACCGACTGCTTGTGCAAAGCCACCAGGTTCAGCCAGAACAGCACGGCCCACAGGCCGTCCTTTTCCCGGACATGGTCGGAACCGGTGCCGAAGCTCTCTTCGCCACACAGGGTGATCCTGCGGGCATCGAGCAGGTTGCCGAAAAACTTCCAGCCAGTCGGCGTCTCGTAGCATTCGATCCCCATCGCCGCTGCCACCCTGTCAACCGCGCGACCGGTGGGCATGGACCGGGCCACCCCGCGCAAGCCGTCCTTATAGCCCGGCACCAGATGGGCGTTGGCAGCGAGAATCGCCAGGCTGTCGCTGGGCGTGACGAAACAGTTGGCGCCCATGATCATGTTGCGGTCGCCGTCGCCGTCGGACGCTGCCCCCAGGGTCGGCGGCCGGCCGCTGTACATCACCGCCGCCAGTTCATGGGCATGCACCAGGTTCGGGTCGGGATGGCCGCCGCCGAAATCCTCCAGCGGCACGGCATTGACCACCGATCCGGGCGCCGCGCTGAGCGTCTCTTCCAGAATGCGCTTCGCGTAAGGGCCGGTGACCGCATGCATCGCATCAAAGCGCAGGGTCAGCGCGCCGGAGCGGAAACCCGAGCAGATCAGTCCGAAATCGAACAGGTGCTCCATCAGCTCCGCATAATCGGCCACCGGATCGATGACTTCGACCTCCGTGTCTCCGATGTGGGATCGGCCCAGGGTGTCGATGTCCAGATCGGGGGCGGAGAGGATACGGTAAGCATCGATGACCCGGCTGCGCTGGTACACCCGGTCGGTGAAACTCTCCGGTGCGGGACCGCCGTTGGCGACGTTGAACTTGATGCCGAAATCCTCGTCAGGGCCGCCGGGATTATGGCTGGCCGATAGTACGAAACCGCCGAGGGCCTTGTGCTTGCGGATCACGCAGGATGCCGCCGGTGTTGACAGCAAGCCCCCTTGCCCCACCAGCACCCGTCCCACGCCGTTGGCAGCAGCCATGCGCAAGATGATCTGGATCGCCTGGCGGTTGAAATAGCGGCCATCGCCACCCACCACCAGCGTGGCGCCGTCTGCCGCTTCGACGGTATCGAACACCGATTGGACGAAATTTTCCAGATAGTTCTCCTGGAGAAAGACCTTCACCTTCTTGCGCAGACCCGAAGTGCCCGGTTTCTGGTCCGGATAGGGCGTCGTATTGCGGATTTCCACTGCCATCATATTGATTTTGCCTTAAGTGTGGGGGACCTGATTGTTGTTATTGCCGGCCGCCAAAGCATTCTCCGGAAACTCGAAACGCATTTTGATTGCTGAGATTTTTCGCTAGTATTCTACCGTTTGCTTCACTGAGGAGAACAGAAAAGGTGTTCAAGCGTTTCCATCCATCGATGCTTTTCCTGTTACTGTCACTGGCCCCTGGTGCGGCGCAGAGCGAAAATTCGGACCCCTGGCTGCTGGTGGAAACCAAGCCCCACGTCCTGAAAGTGATGCAGGGCGACACGCCGCTGGAAGTGTTCACCAAGATCGCCATCGGGCAGCACGGCGCGGGCGTCGAC
This genomic window contains:
- a CDS encoding UDP-glucose 4-epimerase family protein translates to MNVLVTGANGFVGCHLVQALVERGHRVIAAVRRDDVALPAGIAGVRTIGDIGPATDWTGMVEGIDAVVHLAARVHVMRETDPDPSSRFRQVNVLGTACLARAAAQAGVRHLVYLSSVKVHGETSPEGLPFTEAMTPAPEDTYGWSKWEAEQALAGIASETGLGLTVFRPPLVYGPGVRANFGRLVEMVRRGIPLPFGAVRNRRSLVYVGNLTDAIASSLLSTEAIGQTFLISDGAPLSTAELIRSIARAMHRKPRLLAIPPALLRLAGIVTGKRAETSRLLGDLAVDDSRLRSRLGWQPPYDLEEGLAATVPATHRRSRRMHRI
- a CDS encoding malate dehydrogenase; this translates as MKTPVHVAVTGAAGQIAYSLLFRIAAGDLFGPHQPVVLKLLDVPSAERVLEGVAMELDDCASPLLHGIRVSSDAGEVFDGAEAVFMLGATPRGPGMERRDLLQVNADIFSAQGRALNEAASRRVKILVVGNPANTNALIAQRNAPDLAPECFSAMSRLDHNRATSLLARHCGCNVAEISRIAIWGNHSPTQYPDLHHALVKGRPALSLVDPAWYVEVFIPTVQQRGASVIAIRGKSSAASAANAALDHMRSWLVGTPKDDWVSMTVASDGSYGIAEGLMFSFPVTIENGRFRIVQNLPLNTFSRERLRLTEAELLEERAMVSHLI
- a CDS encoding ATP-binding cassette domain-containing protein, yielding MPLVRLSAIGIAFGVKPLLESAHFQVDPGERIGIIGRNGEGKSTLLKILAGQIAPDSGDVWQQPGLRTGFLEQMPVLPASATIYDAVADGLGGTGRQIAEYHRLSERVADGDSASLERLGVLQQALEAADGWSLRQRVDLVLQRLDLPPDKPVEGLSGGWQRRVALARALVIEPDLLLLDEPTNHLDLETIVWLEQQLLQFAGAVVLITHDRAFLQRVATRIVDLDRGKLTSWPGDYRDYLVKKAAALEEEEKRNAEFDRKLAIEESWIRQGIKARRTRNEGRVRALERMRSERAERRLRQGVAKLELEQAERSGKLVFEAEHLSIAFGGVPVVKDFSALVARGDRVGLIGPNGAGKSTLLRLLLGELQPDAGMIRTGTHLKVAYFDQLRAQLDPDQTIVEAVGDGKEWISLNGQQIHVMSYLGNFLFSPERARAPVRSLSGGEKNRVLLARLFSQPCNVLVLDEPTNDLDLETLELLEELLGEFDGTVLLVSHDRAFVDNVVTSVWVFEGNGVVAEYVGGYSDWLARHPAEVERTPAAQPAAASSSAPKPAGSRTRLSYKEQRELESLPAAIESWESRQAELTARVNEPDFYRRDACEVKRVLEELEALQVSLEEGYRRWEALEARVAEAS
- a CDS encoding alginate O-acetyltransferase AlgX-related protein, with the translated sequence MYYDQKYILYFFSALVAGLLLIISFGFYVEPVTGDLTRVGGWAERDYGWVNILPEIPVDDNVKDVGSADILVLGDSFSWANMWQSVLGRSLSRRVASHNYVQFNCIADWLEMLVRGGHVAGKEVIVESIERLFVSRFSEVEDCRGSRSSEALAVQPFDVSANREVPTYKRTGRTIPTDVVYLLKVAMNSLLLEMGGGRRSISGLAVNAPLASRDLFSNRRSDRILYYYEDDAESTWSDEQIGKAVFSILAIQRRIEAAGGRFLFVLVPNKSSVYARFIVGRPDVERYTPIVRRLRDMGVGAVDVLAPFSEHAEKEADFYLPDDTHVSTKGYRVLGEVIAGEMRKMAAR
- a CDS encoding MEKHLA domain-containing protein, which gives rise to MPLPCPSEDNAFLASHIAVLRRSFRHFTGQDLVPARMTDPEAARHLFRAPLALLSHDTAPDPVFTYANQTAMALFGLSWEEITALPSRLSAEAGNREAREALLAKVEAQGYVDSYSGVRINREGRRFRIQDAVVWNLLDELGAPAGQAAVFEHWQWL
- a CDS encoding heavy-metal-associated domain-containing protein — its product is MATIQLQVTGMKCSGCENTVIKAVTALAGVTSVTASHKENRVDVEYDPARTDPEAIRQAIAGQGYTVA
- a CDS encoding alpha-D-glucose phosphate-specific phosphoglucomutase, translating into MAVEIRNTTPYPDQKPGTSGLRKKVKVFLQENYLENFVQSVFDTVEAADGATLVVGGDGRYFNRQAIQIILRMAAANGVGRVLVGQGGLLSTPAASCVIRKHKALGGFVLSASHNPGGPDEDFGIKFNVANGGPAPESFTDRVYQRSRVIDAYRILSAPDLDIDTLGRSHIGDTEVEVIDPVADYAELMEHLFDFGLICSGFRSGALTLRFDAMHAVTGPYAKRILEETLSAAPGSVVNAVPLEDFGGGHPDPNLVHAHELAAVMYSGRPPTLGAASDGDGDRNMIMGANCFVTPSDSLAILAANAHLVPGYKDGLRGVARSMPTGRAVDRVAAAMGIECYETPTGWKFFGNLLDARRITLCGEESFGTGSDHVREKDGLWAVLFWLNLVALHKQSVAAIVADHWRRFGRDYYSRHDYEGIEVPVAEGIMGRLQDLLAELPGRAFGDYRVTLADDFRYVDPVDGSVSEHQGIRIGFDNSSRIVFRLSGTGTEGATLRVYMERYERDPNRHDLPTQEALADLIAIAEELCQVKKRTGTAQPSVIT
- a CDS encoding MBOAT family O-acyltransferase, giving the protein MLFNSYGFIFGYLPLVWGGFFLIARHSHKLAALWLAAASLFFYGWWNVKFLPLLLASIAFNYAVGYAIGHASDPRTARHLLAGGIVANLLLLGVFKYANFFIGSINDVLGLNIELARIVLPLGISFFTFTQIAFLVDVFRGIAKEYDFIHYVLFVTYFPHLIAGPVLHHKQMMPQFASASIYRPQYSNMGIGLTLFTIGLAKKVLLADSFGEYADPVFAAAKEGFEPRLVMAWTGALAYTFQLYFDFSGYSDMAVGLSRMFGVQLPVNFNSPYKAWNVIEFWRRWHMTLSAFLRDYLYIPLGGNRLGPARRHVNLMITMLLGGLWHGANWTFVVWGGLHGLFLVVNHVWHGLRRRFGFTPGEPTGAARIAGVLVTFFCVVIAWIMFRADSLASGLVIIKGCFGMSGIALSPSLGAVAEAWGLYSKEYEGFVVLTGWFEGNAALNVPGPLKLVIMVLTGFVLVWTLPNSQSMVLPEYRSERSIFSSRQAMLGLAVSAGLMAAVALTSVSRVSAFLYYQF
- a CDS encoding glycosyltransferase family 4 protein encodes the protein MPRPYLLFVVTEDWFFCLHRLSLAVAAKQAGFEVSVATRVAEHGQVIESAGLRLIPLRLSRRSRNPLTEVRLITDLVGLYRREHPDIVHHVAMKPVIYGSLAARLTGRRAVVNALTGLGFLFTSDRMSARLLRPAVETAFRGLLNAPCCRTIVENPDDLRQLTEDGVVEPECIRLIRGSGVDLEKFSPTPEPEGPPLVVLPARMLWDKGVGEFVEAARRLREEGVQARFALVGQRDAENPSAIAEAQLREWEHSGVVEYWGFRSDMPKVLAQCHIVCLPSYREGLPVSLLEAAACSRAIVTTDVPGCREAVRHEENGLLVPRGDPAELAAALKRLIADPALRRTLGTRGRTRAEEEFSLDSVVAQTLSLYREMLAR